From Gadus macrocephalus chromosome 16, ASM3116895v1:
TCCTTAATCCATCGCTCCTCTCCAATCCTCATCGCTGTTCACAATAAACCATGAATCAATACAAATAAAGCATGGTTCacatctcaccctctccctcctttttaTTGCCAGGTGaccggtgagagagagaccaaatggagggagaggaagggagacatagagagtggaagagagcaGCACCCCAGAAATCAAACACCCGCACCCATCCATAGACACTCTTTCCACAGGACCTGAGAAAAGCAAGGGAAGGAGCATTCAAAAGAACACGGCAAGAGGCATCAGACATCCAGTTCAGCCCCCCCGGCACTGATGCACTCATGGCTCCCCTTTGAGAACACATCTCCTGCACCTTGACAACAGTACCTAGCCCCTCCCCTCATCCGTCGGTTGCCATGGAGAAGACCTACTCCCTGACCGCTCACTACGATGAGTTCCAGGAGATCAAGTATGGCGGGCGCTACAGCAGCGACGTCCTCAGCAACGGCATGACCCTCCACCTGGGGGGCAGCCTGGACCGCCACGTGGCGCGGGGCCGTGggggcagcggcagcagcggcgCCGGGCGCAACCGAGACCCCTGCAGCGCCCACGGGGGCGGGGGCTCGGGGGCGGGCGGCCTGCCACGCTGGAGCCGGCGGGAGATCTGCCTGCTGTCGGCGCTGGTGTTCGCGGCGGGCATGTGTGTGATCCTGGGCAGCATGCTGGCGCTCAAGTACCTCTCCCTGGAGGCGCAGACCGACCCACTGTGCCGGCACGACTGCCAGCGGCGGCGCACGCTGCTGCGGGCCGCGCGCTTCGTGCAGGCCAACATCGACCCCACCATCCAGCCCTGCCAGGACTTCTACTCCTTTGCATGCGGCGGCTGGCTGCGGCGCCACGGCATCCCCGAGGACAAGCTGAGCTACGGCATCATCACGGCCATCGGCGAGCACAACGAGGAGAAGCTGCGGCGCCTCCTGCTGGAGCCCGTGAGGCGGCGCGGGGCCGACTCCGCCGAACGCAAAGTTAAGGACTTCTACCGCTCCTGCATGGACATCCGGGAGATTGACGCCCTGGGCTCTCTGCCCATGAGCCAGGTGATTGACAGCTGCGGGGGATGGGacctggtggcggcggcggcgcccgggGGTGCGGGCTGGGAGGACGAGGGCGCCCCCCAGCGGCCCGACTTCAACGAGATGCTGTACCGGACGCAGGGCGTGTTCAGCACCGCAGTGTTCTTCTCCCTCACCGTCAACGTGGACGACAAGAACTCGTCCAGGAACGCCATCCGGGTGAGTAGCAGATCCCCCGATGTTATCCTGTGTTCAGGCCCTTCTGTCCCCCTTTGGAGAGGGACACACCAGATGTTATCCCGTGTTCAAGCCCTCTGTCCCCCTTTGGAGAGGGACACAATACCATCTGTTATCCTGTGTTCAAGCCCTCTGTCCCCCTTTGGAGAGGGACACAATACCATATGTTATCCTATGTTCAAGCCCTCTGTCCCCCTTTGGAGAGGGACACAATACTCCATTGTTATTTCCTGAAATATCTTTACAATTACAGTTAACACAAGAATTAGGTTTTTCTCTTACGTACTTCAGTCCACTGAACAACCCCCACCTTCATTATGTCCTAACTACAACATGCCATATTTTAAATTTtctgtgcttatgtgtgtgtttgtgtctgcgtagATTGATCAAGAGGGACTCACATTACCAGAGAGGAGTCTTTACTTGGGTCAAGATGAGGACAGTGTCAAggtactctcctctctcttgttctctctctcttcgtctctgtttaactctctatctccctctccctcctcggcCCATCTGTCCATGTATCGACCCTCTCATCTGATTAAACCAGAGGCTTCGCTCTGTCATCTCCTGTCTTTGTTGCCCTGTCCTGTTGGCCATatgtcaccccccccaccaccagccccctCTTACGCCTGTTCTCTGTGATGGAGGCGACTCGGCCATTAAAGTCTGTTAACATCGCTGGATTTACGACTGTTTTCACACACCTGTAGTCGGTTTCCTTGGGGATGACAAAAGTTACATGAAAGTGTTATTTATTGCAGCGATGCAGCCAACAGTGAGTTCCTCTCATTGGTTGTCTTTGCTGGCAGCTTATCCTGGCCATGAATGTGAATGATTGTAAAGTGCTGCCAAACTAATTGCTTGACTTCCTTCACAATTCATTTACAAGCGTGCCACTGGTTAGCGGCatcgcaacacaaacacaaacaaaccaggCCTCTTGTAATGGAAAATCGAGTCCAAGCGCACACTCCAGCTCCTCTGGACATGCTTATTTGGTCGTCACAACACTGGATGCCTTGATTGTTTACACCAACACAACAAGCAGTCAAACCGCAGTGAAGAACGGAGGAAGAGTGAGCTGAACAGACCTGGTACCACTGACCACTGAGGCTTGTCTGcctgctctcactctctgctctctctctgctctcaacCTATGCTCTTACTCgctgctctcactctctgctctctctctctgctctcagaTCCTCGCAGCTTACAAGGCCCTGATGGAAAGGCTGCTCAGCATGCTGGGAGCACACAACGCAACGCTTAAGTCCAAGGAAATACTCCAGCTGGAAACACGCCTTGCcaatgtaggtgtgtgtgtgtgtgtgtgtgtgtgtgtgtgtgtgtgtgtgtgtgtgtgtgtgtgtgtgtgtgtgtgtgtgtgtgtgtgtgtgtgtgtgtgtgtgtgtgtgtgtgtgtgtgtgtgtgtgtgtggggctgggtCAGAAGAAAGGTGGAGAAATTTAAAGTGAATTCTGTGTGTtttatgcatgtatatgtgtgtgtgtaatccagATCACCGTCTCAGAATACGACGACCAGAGGAAAGACATCAGCAACATGTACAACCGAATCACTCTGAGACAACTGCAGCGCAGCGCTCCTGGTGTgagtacatacacacatgcacacgcatttacacacatacccgcgtatacacacacacacttacgtacctacgtacatacatatatgcatacgcacgcagacgcacgcacacacaaatacgcctaaccatacaaacacacaaacacacataagcacgtatacacacacacacatacacatatacatacacatatgcatacagacacgcacatgcacacacatacgcacgtacatacacatatgcatacacacacacacatgcacatacatatgcacgtacatacatacacacacataaacataagcacacacacacacacacacacacacacacacacacacacacacacacatacagtacatacgcacacacacacacatgcacacacacacatacgcatggacatacacacacacacacacacacacataagtacacacacacacaaacgcgtgtGCGCCGAGCAGCAGTGTGTCTATTGTCTCGTACTGTATTTGTGCGTTTGCCTGAGAGAATGTAAATGCCCCTTTTTTCTGCATGGATTAAGATGTGAACGAAGGCTAGTGAAGCGTTTTAACACAGCGCCACAAGTGACTGTGTGGATCCACAGGGCTAGGAATTCAATGTGCACTGAAgcggtagacacacacacacacacacacacacacacacacacacacacacacacacacacacacacacacacacacacacacacacacacacacacttcatctcTATCATTCCAGCTAATACTGGCACACACTGTGTTGGGGAGAGGCAGTCTGGCCCTGTAGGAcatggagggagatagagagagagggattatggaggaggagatgaagagggggtggggggggggcagaggtatGGGGAAAGGACacagtatgagtgtgtgtctgggcaggggggggggacacattaAAGGCTGGGACCGCAGGTGGTGGAAGGGAGACAATGAGAAGGaacaaagaaagacagaaacaggggggaggaggggggaaggaaccgagaggaggaggaaggggagttgAGGTGGACTACACTGTAgtcacaccaacgcacacaacCCCGGACCTACACTGTAGTCACACCAACGCACACCCCTGGACTGGACCTACACTGTAGTcatgccaacacacaccacatgtcCTACCCTGTAGTCACAcctacaaaacacacacccctgcaTCGCACTTTGTGCAACATAGCATAAATAACACTTTTAAACATCCTGAAATTGGCAAGGCTCAATATACTTTAGCATTTCATATGGTGTGTTGAAAGGAGAGACCGATCTGAACTTCAGTAGGGGATAGAGTTTCTGTATTAAATGTGACATCAAGTCCATGATATTGGACTTcacaaatgatataaaatatGAATCTAACATTTCCTATAAGTAGCACCAACTCCCATTAAGTCAAGCCCACCGCCGTTTTCTAtctgaagtctctctctctctctctctctctctctctctctctctctctctctctcagttccaCTGGAAGCGTCTGTTGGACCGCATCTTCCGCGACAACttctcagaggaggaggagattgtGGTCCTGGCCACTGACTACATGCAGAAGGTCTCTGATATCATCAAGACCACCTCCAAGAGGTAGGCTCAGCacccaggggaggggggtgggccagggggagacagaaagagaggcgTTAGATGAAAATGTCAGAGGGGTGTGCAGAAAATCCATAAAATAAGACTCATGCATTTTTGAGTTTCTACTTTTTCAAGCATGTGTAAGCGCTTTTGTTTTGAGGTCTttattgtatatgtgtgtgtgtgtgtgtgtgtgtgtgtgtgtgtgtgtgtgtgtgtgtgtttgtgtgtgcgtgcgtgcgtgcgtgtgcatgagcaTCTCGGTGAAGAAGCATGTGTGCGTGAAGGCGTGTGCGGGCTGAATCCCTGGCTCAACGTCCAGCTCAACAGCCACTGATTATCATTGATCCCTGTACCTTCTACACTCCTCACATGTAAATGAACACcaacgaccacacacacacacgcacgcacacacacacacacacacacacacacacacacacacacacacacacacacacacacacacacacacacacacacacacacacacacacacacacacagtactcacacatgagcacacacacacaaaggcacacacacaatgacacaaaccAACTGGCAAGACATTCTCACTTTCTCGACAGACTCCAAAGTAAGCTGGAGGAGCAGCCACACATCACAGAGTTTGTTGCAGGCACTGACAGCTCTCCAATAGTTGCCTGGCTGTGTgctagagtttagattctctgcccgagcctgagcccgacccgacccgcgggccaggacgggccgatatttcccacaactatcctcgggccgggtcagGCCGggccttgtttttttaaatcattgcttgattggcctaatctgaggagaaatatatgccataaacagaaatattataggcctatatatattaagCAGAGTAGGCcttagtaacaaatgtgtacatagtaacacaaagtaaaaaaacacCACACATGTTGCAGCTCACGTGCCTCCTCCACTCGCACGCATcccatgtattaaaaaaaatgtagggttgaaatcgggctcgggctcataattacagttaatgtgtcgggtcgggcttgattttctgggcccgatcgaAGCTCTGCTatgtgctgacacacacacacacacacacacacacacacacacacacacacacacacacacacacacacacacacacacacacacacacaccgccaccagCCGCATGCTTTGTCTTAACACACCTACTTCACGGCTGGCTGGCTGCCAGAGTGGCTGGTTATTAAACTGAGTGACTGGCTCACTGAACACCTGGCCAACCAGAGGAGCCCTCCCGTCTCCTCATCTACTGCTCTGTGCATTTAGCCCGTTTGGAAGAACCCCTCGTCTCACGCTGCTGTGGGTCTCATGGAACCATGGGTCTCGGGCCCGGGCGTGCCTGTTTTCCCTGACTGCGGCCGGCCCTGTTCCTCTCTGCCTGTGGGCTGGCCCCCGCTCCGTGCAATTTACACCCATGTGCTTCTTAAACGGCTTCTCGGCTCGCTTTATAGGGGGCTCATCTCCACCAGCAGTCTTCGCCTACTGTTTATCCAGTGAACCCTGCTACCTATTGATTACTCTGTTACCCAGTCTCCTGTGGGTAACTAGTCTCTGCGCTATACACTGCTCTTCTCTTATTGAGAACTAACATCGTCCAGGCAGGCTGCTGAGGATTAGTCAGCCTCAGCCAACCTCCACTTTCAGATCACAATTTATGGCCGACTTTCATTTGTTTTGG
This genomic window contains:
- the LOC132473863 gene encoding endothelin-converting enzyme-like 1 produces the protein MEKTYSLTAHYDEFQEIKYGGRYSSDVLSNGMTLHLGGSLDRHVARGRGGSGSSGAGRNRDPCSAHGGGGSGAGGLPRWSRREICLLSALVFAAGMCVILGSMLALKYLSLEAQTDPLCRHDCQRRRTLLRAARFVQANIDPTIQPCQDFYSFACGGWLRRHGIPEDKLSYGIITAIGEHNEEKLRRLLLEPVRRRGADSAERKVKDFYRSCMDIREIDALGSLPMSQVIDSCGGWDLVAAAAPGGAGWEDEGAPQRPDFNEMLYRTQGVFSTAVFFSLTVNVDDKNSSRNAIRIDQEGLTLPERSLYLGQDEDSVKILAAYKALMERLLSMLGAHNATLKSKEILQLETRLANITVSEYDDQRKDISNMYNRITLRQLQRSAPGFHWKRLLDRIFRDNFSEEEEIVVLATDYMQKVSDIIKTTSKRVLHNYMLWRIVAALSEHLSTAFRSTIHEFSREIDGTERQLELGRLCLTQANKHFGMALGAMFVQQHFSSQSKAKVGRDSCPSRSTGNMPRVELSLFHMVSLFLFLLSRSLSVFPAGILQPTLYDPEFPQSLNYGGIGAIIGHELTHGYDDWGGQYDRHGNLKQWWTQDSYRKFQKKAECIVKLYDNFTVYNQRVNGRLTLGENIADMGGLKLSYYAYQKWVREHGPERPLPGLKYTHEQLLFIAFAQNWCMKRRSQSIYLQLLTDKHAPEHYRVIGSVSQFDEFSRVFHCPKGSPMHPAEKCSVW